The DNA window GGATCTTGGCCCCAAAATGAAAGAAGGCGATGGCCAGGCGCCGGAGGGTTTTTACGCGGTGACGAAAGCCGGGTTGAACCCGAAAAGCACCTTTCATCTGTCCTTTAACATCGGCTATCCCAACGACTATGACCGCCACCATGGCCGAACAGGCAGCTTCATCATGGTGCATGGCAATGAAGTGAGCATCGGCTGCTTTGCCATGACGGATCCCGTGATTGAAGAAATCTATCTGGTGGTGGAGGCCGCTTTGAATGAAGGACAGGCCGAGGTGCCCGTGCATTCATTCCCCTTTCGCATGACCGGGGAGCGGCTGACGGAGGCTGCGGATCACCCCGCAGCCAGCTTTTGGAAAGAGCTGCTGCCGGTTTATCTGGCCTTTCAGCCCGACAAGCCACTGCCGCAGGTGTATCACCGGGCCGGCCAATACCGCCTGCACTGAGGGAATAAGGCGGTCTTCACTTCACCCATTCGCTCATTTCGTAGAGCTTGGGATTGCGAATGGGGGCGCGACTGCTGTGGACGATCTTCTTCATCTGCGCGAAAAGATCGGCATCGTCTCCTTCCCCCAGGCCGCCGAATTCGGACTCCAGCTTCTCCGGATCTTCCCCGGCTTCCAGGCGGCGCGCCATTTCACGCAGTTCAGGCGGCGTTTTGTCTCCCATCAGGTCAGTCAGCTTGCGCATGAAATGGCCAAGCTGGCGCGGGTCCGGGTTTTCCTCGTCCATGGCACCCATTTCCCCCTCCATGTCAGCCATCAGCGCCTCCATTTTGGCATCATCCAGACCGGCAAAGGGGTCATTCTCGGTTTCTTCCTTCGCTTTCCCGATGATGGCAAAACGGGAGATCTGCTTTTGCAGCTTGAACTCCGGATTGTCCGGGCAGGCAGGCACCTGGTCCCGATACGCGAGGGTGCGGGCCAGGAACTGATAAACAGTGTTGTTTTCCGGGCAGTAAAACTCGTAGATGGGCATGGTCGGAAGGGAAAAATGGAAGCGCAGCTTCTATACGGAGCAACCCCATTTTGCCAAGGATCAATACTACCAGAAAGAGGGGTTATTCGAAGATCAAAACAGCTCTTGCAGGGCCACACGCAGATGCCGGCTGCCCGGCGGCGTGCGATGCAGGAAATGCATGGCCTGTTTCAGCACGGATTCATCGTATTCCTGGCAAAAGGAAGCCAGGGTCAGCCCCTGCGGCAGGCCATCGGTGCTGTCGGCGATCTTTTTGAACCGTGCTTCCCATTCCTGCTCCGGGGTGGGAGGCGGGCGATTAGGCTCATCGGATGTGGGGTATTTATCCCACGCCCATGGAGCAACAAAATAGATCCAGGCCACCATTAGAGGCACAATGAGCAGGCTCAGCCATATCGGTAAGGACACCATCGCTAGGTATAGGATAACAAGCGGCAGAAAAACCACCCCTACAAGGCCCTTCCTGACTGCATTCATTTTCGAACTACGCCATAACCATTTCAGAAAGTTGTGTGGTTTTGTCGACATCAGATACCCCCCCAAACGGAATCAATTCGCCCCGCATTTCTCCAGACAGGCCAAATACCCCACAGGCCCGCTTGTGAAATTTTTCACAAATTCGGGTTGCCCCTGTCCGTGCGGCTCCGATAATCGTTAATCTCTCTGTTTTAACGCCATGTCTGCCCCCGCCGCTGCTGCCACTCCCTCCGCACCTCCACCCGTTGACCTGGTGAACGTGCAAATTGACGGCGTCTGGTACAAGTTTCCCAAGGGCACGCGCATGATCGAAGCGTGCAAGCAGGTGAAAAAAGAGGTGCCGCATTACTGCTATCACCCCAAGCTGACCAGCCCTGGTAACTGCCGCATGTGCCTGGTGGAAATGGGCATGCCGCCCCGTCCCACTCCTGGCCAGGAGCCGGAAAAGGATGAGCACGGCATGGCCAAGATCGGCTGGATGCCGCGTCCGGTCATCGCCTGCGCCAACACGGTGGCCGATGGCATGGGCATCCGCACGGAGTCTGTGCTGACGCAGGAATGCCGGAAGGGCGTGATGGAATTTCTCCTCATCAACCACCCGCTGGACTGCCCCATTTGCGACCAGGCCGGTGAGTGCCGCCTGCAGGAATTCAGCGTGGAGCACGGCAAAGGCGAAAGCCGCTTCCGTGAAAACAAGGTCAAAAAGCCGAAGAATGTGGACATCGGCCCGCGCGTGCGCCTGGACGATGAGCGCTGCATCATGTGCAGCCGCTGCATCCGCTTCACGGCAGAGATCGCCGATGATCCGGTTCTCGGCTTCACCGAGCGCGGCAGCCACACGACACTGGCCGTGCATCCGGGCAAGCGCCTGGAAAACAATTACTCGCTCAACACGGTGGACATCTGCCCTGTGGGTGCGCTGACCTCCAATGACTTCCGCTTTCAGCAGCGCGTCTGGTTCCTCTCTGAGACGAACAGCATCTGCACCGGCTGCGCCCGGGGCTGCAACATGGAGATCGGCGCCCGTGGCGATACCATCTACCGACAGACTCCCCGCGACAACAACGATGTCAATTCCTCCTGGATGTGCGACCGTGGCCGTCTGGACTTCCATTTTGTAAACAGTGAATTCCGCCTCACGGATCCGCTGGTGAAGACCGGCGGCAGGCATGAAGTCAGCACGTGGAAAAAATCCATTCAGGCCGTGGCCGACGGGCTCGCCGGGCTAAAGGGCGAAGAGATCGCCATCATCGCCAGCGCGCGCATGACCAATGAAGAACTGTTCTTCGTGAAGCAATTGGTCAAGCTGCTGGGCACGGAAAACGTGGACGTCATCCAGCGCATCGGCGAGGGCGACAACTACCTCTCCGCCGCTGACAAAAACCCGAACACCAATGGCGTGAAGCAGATCCTCGGCTTTGAACCCGGCAGCCGCATCGCCGGCATCACCGAGCTGATGAGCCGTGGCAAACTGAAGGCCGTACTGGCCCTGGGCGAAAATCTTCTGAAGGCCGGCTTCGAGCGCCAGGACCTGGAGAAGGTCAGCTTCCTGACCACCCTGCACATCCTGGCCAATGCCACCGCTGAGCTTTCGCAGGTCGTGCTTCCAGGCACCGCCTATGCCGAAAAACGCGGTAGCATGATCAACGCCACAGGCCGCTTGCAGCGCCTGAACAAGGCGGTCAATGCCCCCGGCAACGCCCGCGACACCTGGGAAATCCTGCGCGACATCGTCGTCGCCTGTGGTGGTTCTAACGGTCTCTATAGCGTAGAAGACGTCTTCAAATGCCTGGCCAATGACACGGCGGTGTTTAACGGACTGAGCTTTGCCAAGATCGGGGATCTGGGCATCCCTCTCATCGAGACCGGAGAGACGATTCCGCTGCTGGAGCGCGAAAAAGAGCGCAAGGCCAAAGGATTGATCGTTGGTTAGACCTCTGTTCTGGCGGTTGGCAAAGAAACGTGGCTTCCATCGCAAAAAGGTGGAGTTCGTGTGTGCTTGCAGTTGCACAGGCTGACGGTTTTACGCTCGGTCAGAGTAAACTTCTTGGAGCGCATGCCGGTGCCGGTATGCTCGCCGTCGCACATCGGCTGGTGGCCGCTCAGCCCGCAGGAGCACCACCAATGGTCCCCGGCCTCCAGCTCAACGATGGCTGGCTGAGTATCGTAGATTTTCGGGAGCATGGCGAATGAGGCTGGGTTTTATCAGCCGTTGACCACCGTGCGCAGAATGTCCTGGACGAGGGCCGGGCCACGGAAAACCAGGCCGCTGTAAACCTGCACGAGCTGCGCGCCAGCCTGAAGCTTTTCCTTCGCATCACCGCCGCTGAGGATGCCGCCCACGCCAATGATGGGAGTGCCTTCTTTGAGCAGCATGCGGAAAGCCTGTATGACCTGGGTGGAGCGCTCCTTCACCGGTGCACCACTGAGACCACCAGCTTCCTTTTCCAGAGGGTGCCCGGCCACCGCCTCGCGGTTAATCGTCGTGTTGGTGGCGATGACGCCATCCACTGCCAGTTCATTAAAGACACGAGACAGAGCCTCGATCTGCTGCCCGTCCAGGTCCGGGGCGATCTTCACCAGCACCGGTTTCATCTGGCCATATTCTTGGGCCAGGCGGCTTTGTTCGGACTTCAGTGCAGCCAGAAGAGAGCGGATGGATTCCTCCGCTTGGAGATCCCGCAGGCCTTTGGTATTCGGGCTGGAAATGTTTACGGCGATGTAATCCGCCACCCGATACGCCGCTTTGAGACCCGCCAGATAGTCCTTCACCGCATCCTCGTTAGGCGTGTCAAAATTCTTGCCGATGTTCACCCCCACCACCGCTTTCGTTCGGCGTTTTTCCAGACGTTTCACAGCGGCGTGGATGCCCGGGTTGTTGAAGCCCATGCGGTTGATGAGGGCATCGTGCTCAGGCAGGCGGAACAGGCGCGGCTTTGGGTTCCCCGGCTGCGGACGTGGGGTCAGAGTACCGACTTCCACAAAGCCAAAACCCAGCGCACCCCAGGCTTCCACGGCTGAGGCGGATTTGTCCATGCCCGCCGCCAGCCCCAGGACATTGGGAAATCGCAGCCCCAGGCATTCCACCGGCTTTTGCGGCAGCTTTTCCTGGCCCGCCGTCAGCAGGCCGAGGCTGTGGGCCATGCGCATCATGCGCGTTGTCCACTCATGCGCCCTTTCCGCATCCATACGGAAAAGCCAGGGTTTTAATGTGGGGTACAGATTGGCGATGAGAGACATGTCTTCTCTCAAACTCCGCCCCTCCCCTCTGTCAAGGCGGCGTCGCCGTGCGC is part of the Prosthecobacter sp. SYSU 5D2 genome and encodes:
- a CDS encoding L,D-transpeptidase family protein, with the protein product MKNTLWLLLLLGAGLALFSSQKESGSCSDCGPLPDISNLAALGPGSSTMKLPYPAPPAPEDWQKLTAEERLAHVKNRVQKPLATELEKKGLKLGAPAFLRIFKESDEMELWLQEGRQWKLFRTYPIAAMSGDLGPKMKEGDGQAPEGFYAVTKAGLNPKSTFHLSFNIGYPNDYDRHHGRTGSFIMVHGNEVSIGCFAMTDPVIEEIYLVVEAALNEGQAEVPVHSFPFRMTGERLTEAADHPAASFWKELLPVYLAFQPDKPLPQVYHRAGQYRLH
- a CDS encoding cytochrome C, with translation MPIYEFYCPENNTVYQFLARTLAYRDQVPACPDNPEFKLQKQISRFAIIGKAKEETENDPFAGLDDAKMEALMADMEGEMGAMDEENPDPRQLGHFMRKLTDLMGDKTPPELREMARRLEAGEDPEKLESEFGGLGEGDDADLFAQMKKIVHSSRAPIRNPKLYEMSEWVK
- a CDS encoding molybdopterin-dependent oxidoreductase; its protein translation is MSAPAAAATPSAPPPVDLVNVQIDGVWYKFPKGTRMIEACKQVKKEVPHYCYHPKLTSPGNCRMCLVEMGMPPRPTPGQEPEKDEHGMAKIGWMPRPVIACANTVADGMGIRTESVLTQECRKGVMEFLLINHPLDCPICDQAGECRLQEFSVEHGKGESRFRENKVKKPKNVDIGPRVRLDDERCIMCSRCIRFTAEIADDPVLGFTERGSHTTLAVHPGKRLENNYSLNTVDICPVGALTSNDFRFQQRVWFLSETNSICTGCARGCNMEIGARGDTIYRQTPRDNNDVNSSWMCDRGRLDFHFVNSEFRLTDPLVKTGGRHEVSTWKKSIQAVADGLAGLKGEEIAIIASARMTNEELFFVKQLVKLLGTENVDVIQRIGEGDNYLSAADKNPNTNGVKQILGFEPGSRIAGITELMSRGKLKAVLALGENLLKAGFERQDLEKVSFLTTLHILANATAELSQVVLPGTAYAEKRGSMINATGRLQRLNKAVNAPGNARDTWEILRDIVVACGGSNGLYSVEDVFKCLANDTAVFNGLSFAKIGDLGIPLIETGETIPLLEREKERKAKGLIVG
- a CDS encoding CDGSH iron-sulfur domain-containing protein is translated as MLPKIYDTQPAIVELEAGDHWWCSCGLSGHQPMCDGEHTGTGMRSKKFTLTERKTVSLCNCKHTRTPPFCDGSHVSLPTARTEV
- a CDS encoding quinone-dependent dihydroorotate dehydrogenase, translating into MSLIANLYPTLKPWLFRMDAERAHEWTTRMMRMAHSLGLLTAGQEKLPQKPVECLGLRFPNVLGLAAGMDKSASAVEAWGALGFGFVEVGTLTPRPQPGNPKPRLFRLPEHDALINRMGFNNPGIHAAVKRLEKRRTKAVVGVNIGKNFDTPNEDAVKDYLAGLKAAYRVADYIAVNISSPNTKGLRDLQAEESIRSLLAALKSEQSRLAQEYGQMKPVLVKIAPDLDGQQIEALSRVFNELAVDGVIATNTTINREAVAGHPLEKEAGGLSGAPVKERSTQVIQAFRMLLKEGTPIIGVGGILSGGDAKEKLQAGAQLVQVYSGLVFRGPALVQDILRTVVNG